Proteins from a single region of Anastrepha ludens isolate Willacy chromosome 5, idAnaLude1.1, whole genome shotgun sequence:
- the LOC128864539 gene encoding protein GVQW3-like, which translates to MSVKKISGIVDLKSGRYTYVCRNFFAGMFSSAATLKMLQKAYGECGLSKTLVYEWYKVFSEGREVVEDSPRSGRPSTSSTDEKVAKVKEMVLENHLLSLREVARDLNVSYKSIRNILHHQLGMGRVAA; encoded by the exons AtgtctgttaaaaaaatatcgggaattgttgaTTTAAAAAGCGGgcgttacacatatgtatgccgcaatttttttgctggaat GTTTTCGAGTGCCGcaacgttgaaaatgttgcagaaagcgtATGGCGAGTGTGGTTTATCAAAAACActggtctacgagtggtataaggttttttcagagggccgagaagtcgtcgAAGATtcgccccgatctggtcgcccatcaacgtcttcaacggatgaaaaagTCGCCAAAGttaaggaaatggtgctggaaaaccatcttttaagtttgagggaggtagctcgtgaccttaacgTGTCTTacaaatcaattcgcaacattttacaccatcaattgggcatgggacgcgtggctgcttga